The following coding sequences lie in one Pseudorca crassidens isolate mPseCra1 chromosome 2, mPseCra1.hap1, whole genome shotgun sequence genomic window:
- the CDC42 gene encoding cell division control protein 42 homolog isoform X1 gives MQTIKCVVVGDGAVGKTCLLISYTTNKFPSEYVPTVFDNYAVTVMIGGEPYTLGLFDTAGQEDYDRLRPLSYPQTDVFLVCFSVVSPSSFENVKEKWVPEITHHCPKTPFLLVGTQIDLRDDPSTIEKLAKNKQKPITPETAEKLARDLKAVKYVECSALTQKGLKNVFDEAILAALEPPEPKKSRRCVLL, from the exons ATGCAGACAATTAAGTGCGTTGTTGTGGGCGATGGTGCCGTTGGTAAAACATGTCTCCTGATATCCTACACAACAAACAAATTTCCTTCTGAGTATGTACCGACT gtTTTTGACAACTATGCAGTCACAGTTATGATTGGTGGAGAGCCTTATACTCTTGGACTTTTTGATACTGCAG ggcAAGAGGATTATGACAGATTACGACCGCTGAGTTATCCACAAACAGATGTATTTCTAGTCTGTTTTTCAGTGGTCTCTCCATCCTCATtcgaaaatgtgaaagaaaag TGGGTGCCTGAGATAACTCACCACTGTCCAAAGACTCCTTTCTTGCTTGTTGGGACCCAGATTGATCTCAGAGATGACCCCTCTACTATTGAGAAACTTGCCAAGAATAAACAGAAGCCTATCACCCCAGAGACTGCTGAAAAACTGGCCCGTGACCTGAAGGCTGTCAAGTATGTGGAGTGTTCTGCACTTACACAG AAAGGCCTAAAGAATGTATTTGATGAAGCAATATTGgctgccctggagcctccagaaccGAAGAAGAGCCGCAGGtgtgtgctgctatga
- the CDC42 gene encoding cell division control protein 42 homolog isoform X2, with protein sequence MQTIKCVVVGDGAVGKTCLLISYTTNKFPSEYVPTVFDNYAVTVMIGGEPYTLGLFDTAGQEDYDRLRPLSYPQTDVFLVCFSVVSPSSFENVKEKWVPEITHHCPKTPFLLVGTQIDLRDDPSTIEKLAKNKQKPITPETAEKLARDLKAVKYVECSALTQRGLKNVFDEAILAALEPPETQPKRKCCIF encoded by the exons ATGCAGACAATTAAGTGCGTTGTTGTGGGCGATGGTGCCGTTGGTAAAACATGTCTCCTGATATCCTACACAACAAACAAATTTCCTTCTGAGTATGTACCGACT gtTTTTGACAACTATGCAGTCACAGTTATGATTGGTGGAGAGCCTTATACTCTTGGACTTTTTGATACTGCAG ggcAAGAGGATTATGACAGATTACGACCGCTGAGTTATCCACAAACAGATGTATTTCTAGTCTGTTTTTCAGTGGTCTCTCCATCCTCATtcgaaaatgtgaaagaaaag TGGGTGCCTGAGATAACTCACCACTGTCCAAAGACTCCTTTCTTGCTTGTTGGGACCCAGATTGATCTCAGAGATGACCCCTCTACTATTGAGAAACTTGCCAAGAATAAACAGAAGCCTATCACCCCAGAGACTGCTGAAAAACTGGCCCGTGACCTGAAGGCTGTCAAGTATGTGGAGTGTTCTGCACTTACACAG AGAGGTCTGAAGAATGTGTTTGATGAGGCTATCCTAGCTGCCCTCGAGCCTCCGGAAACTCAACCCAAAAGGAAGTGCTGTATATTCTAA